In the Micromonospora nigra genome, one interval contains:
- a CDS encoding Pycsar system effector family protein, with protein sequence MSTALAQEVAAVEAQLARADGKAALLIGLTGAAAVAAPGVITGAHLSAVAAVPGWLAAAAMVGAAGLLLAGVRPALGGGHGFVRYARMSPAQLLQDVDALAGPEESARRLADLSRIAVAKYVRIRLAVDLALVGLALGVAATIAGWAA encoded by the coding sequence GTGAGCACCGCGCTCGCGCAGGAGGTCGCCGCCGTGGAGGCGCAGCTGGCCCGGGCGGACGGCAAGGCCGCCCTACTGATCGGGTTGACGGGGGCCGCCGCCGTCGCGGCCCCGGGCGTCATCACCGGCGCCCACCTCTCCGCCGTCGCGGCGGTGCCCGGGTGGCTCGCCGCTGCGGCGATGGTCGGCGCGGCCGGTCTGCTGCTCGCTGGCGTCCGGCCGGCGCTCGGCGGTGGACACGGGTTCGTGCGGTACGCGCGGATGAGCCCGGCGCAGCTGCTCCAGGACGTCGACGCGTTGGCCGGCCCGGAGGAGTCGGCGCGGCGGCTGGCCGACCTATCGCGGATCGCCGTGGCGAAGTACGTGCGGATCCGGCTGGCCGTCGATCTGGCGCTGGTCGGGCTGGCGCTCGGCGTGGCCGCCACGATCGCGGGGTGGGCCGCCTGA
- the mobF gene encoding MobF family relaxase translates to MTISSGHSVEYLTGAVAGGRENYYTGAVTDGEPPGRWSGAGAAALGLSGEVDPQLMEAVYAHFVDPRDARVTNPDAWAVAEKLGAGARKYATPEERLAQMLADEPDATPERVAQLRLQAQKSTRSAVAFHDVTFSVQKSVTVLHTSFEAQEVAAHRAGDEEAAEAWAEHRRAVEEAMWAGNRAGLDYLADAAGYARIGHHGGGAGQFTDAHDWTVASFFQHTSRDNDPQLHIHNAVLNRVQCADGKWRTLDSRAMHKHRGAAATIAERTMEEHLTRTLGVRFATRPDGKAREVVGVDQAVMDMFSTRRRQITKATQRLVAEFREKYGHEPNALQLDRLQRSATFATRKAKSHEGETNEERLDRWDAQLRAEVADGLAGVARDVLGHATGTAPADAFSPVAVIQEAMAEVQATKAAWTRADLIRAIGRALPDSLGGLDAGQVRRVVETLADAALDAPAPESGKPDGVPGGATTRHGAVSVSYDVDARVPQDLRLDNGASAYVPPGARLFATVGHIAAERALRDSTVTRGRASVPGARARQWLARWAEETGAGLGVDQAAAVEGVLTSGAAVEVLIGPAGTGKSFTVGALAAAWTDPDLWAGKPRRVVGLAASQIATEVLAGEGLDARNITRWLGAQRRLADPQAHASAEDEGWRLHAGDLVVVDEASMTDTAAVEEIRRYVDAAGGKLLLTGDHRQLAAVGAGGGLDMVTGRAATYELAEVRRFRAQWERAASLRLREGDPDAVLEYERHGRVRDGGTVEQATDAAAQAWLGDTLRGKHSLLLVDTNEQAAQASAALRAQLVGLGLVEEDGVWLDRQGTRAGVGDLIQARKIARQLAGYEGNRRGPINREYARVMETRADGSMVVQVVTGRVDGVEQYGDRLTLPASYVRDHVTLGYASTVHSAQGVTVDTTHSVVTSGTSHAALYVDATRGREDNTMYVVTVAVPADSPTGAAQDAERVRPAAVLADIVEGSEPDRAALVEAEESARAAQSMRLIGARLADAGEKLASARHAALFDRLADDGLLTAEQREALAGDDAAPALSRLIHAAEVAGHDVDQEVTATLAGRPLDGARSVAQVLHARLNEQWAGQLAPTGDTFAERVPEIGGEWGRYVDRLAELADDRRRQLGAETVEQAPQWAVETLGPIPDDVVARQEWEHRAGIVAAHRELTDWTDDAQPLGPAPKAGLVEQRASWHAAWRALGRPEADREEAEMSDGQLRVRARAYAREEQWAPAWVGDELAATSAAAARHRQEAAVLAARAAAAGDPMTAETLEREAAERAELAETLAEQQQRLEAADAARGEWYAHTAATRAAAERARAEMTARGVDLDDPDDLVTAEEWLAAQAEAQRAEDPTREVREEHDLADERAARDADDAAAWPSTTARDADTPEQTAPEQEPAAIEQVEPDQPMPDGVPSMAETAAAVMRAQAALHEIQQRDEQERQHRAAEEARRAELAQWREQDTAREAEQDRGYDRSR, encoded by the coding sequence ATGACGATTTCGAGCGGTCACAGCGTCGAGTACCTCACCGGCGCTGTGGCTGGCGGACGCGAGAACTACTACACGGGAGCCGTCACCGACGGTGAACCGCCGGGCCGGTGGTCCGGTGCCGGGGCGGCTGCGCTCGGCCTGTCGGGCGAGGTCGACCCGCAGCTGATGGAAGCGGTCTACGCGCATTTCGTGGACCCGCGCGACGCCCGGGTCACCAACCCGGACGCGTGGGCGGTCGCGGAGAAGCTCGGCGCTGGCGCCCGGAAGTACGCGACGCCGGAGGAGCGCCTGGCGCAGATGCTCGCCGACGAGCCGGACGCCACTCCGGAGCGGGTGGCGCAGCTGCGATTGCAGGCGCAGAAGTCGACCCGCTCGGCGGTCGCGTTCCATGACGTGACGTTCTCCGTTCAGAAGAGCGTGACCGTGCTGCACACGTCGTTCGAGGCCCAGGAGGTCGCCGCGCATCGGGCAGGCGACGAGGAGGCCGCCGAGGCGTGGGCGGAACACCGTCGGGCAGTCGAAGAGGCGATGTGGGCGGGCAATCGGGCAGGGCTGGACTACCTCGCTGACGCCGCCGGGTACGCCCGAATCGGGCACCACGGCGGCGGTGCCGGGCAGTTCACCGACGCCCACGATTGGACGGTCGCGTCGTTCTTCCAGCACACCAGCCGGGACAACGATCCGCAGCTGCACATCCACAACGCCGTACTGAACCGGGTCCAGTGCGCCGACGGGAAGTGGCGGACGCTCGACTCCCGGGCGATGCACAAGCACCGCGGCGCGGCGGCCACCATCGCCGAACGGACCATGGAGGAGCACCTGACGCGCACGCTCGGCGTCCGGTTCGCCACCCGCCCGGACGGGAAGGCCCGCGAGGTCGTCGGCGTCGACCAGGCCGTAATGGACATGTTCAGCACCCGTCGACGGCAGATCACGAAGGCCACTCAACGGCTGGTCGCCGAGTTCCGGGAGAAGTACGGGCACGAGCCGAACGCGTTGCAGCTGGACCGGCTGCAACGGTCGGCGACGTTCGCCACCCGCAAGGCCAAGAGCCACGAGGGAGAGACCAACGAGGAACGGCTTGACCGGTGGGACGCGCAGCTGCGCGCCGAGGTCGCCGACGGGCTCGCAGGGGTCGCCCGGGACGTGCTCGGCCACGCGACCGGCACCGCGCCGGCGGACGCGTTCAGCCCGGTCGCAGTCATTCAGGAGGCCATGGCCGAGGTTCAGGCCACCAAGGCGGCATGGACCCGCGCCGACCTGATCCGGGCGATCGGTCGGGCACTGCCCGACAGCCTCGGAGGGCTCGACGCCGGGCAGGTGCGCCGGGTGGTCGAAACGCTGGCCGATGCGGCACTGGACGCGCCCGCACCCGAATCGGGCAAGCCCGACGGAGTGCCCGGCGGGGCGACCACCCGGCACGGCGCGGTGTCGGTGTCGTACGACGTCGACGCCCGAGTGCCGCAGGATCTCCGGCTGGACAACGGGGCGAGCGCGTACGTCCCGCCCGGTGCCCGACTGTTCGCCACCGTCGGGCACATCGCGGCGGAGCGGGCACTACGCGACTCCACGGTCACCCGGGGCCGGGCATCGGTGCCCGGTGCCCGAGCCCGACAGTGGCTCGCCCGGTGGGCGGAGGAGACCGGCGCCGGGCTCGGCGTCGACCAGGCCGCCGCAGTGGAGGGCGTGCTGACGTCCGGCGCGGCGGTGGAGGTGCTGATCGGTCCGGCCGGCACGGGGAAGTCGTTCACGGTCGGGGCGCTCGCCGCAGCGTGGACCGACCCGGACCTGTGGGCGGGGAAGCCGCGCCGGGTGGTCGGGTTGGCCGCCTCGCAGATCGCTACCGAGGTGCTCGCTGGCGAAGGGCTCGACGCCCGCAACATCACGCGCTGGCTCGGCGCGCAACGCCGCCTCGCCGACCCGCAGGCGCACGCCAGCGCCGAAGACGAGGGGTGGCGGCTGCACGCCGGCGACCTGGTGGTCGTGGACGAGGCCAGCATGACCGACACGGCCGCGGTGGAGGAGATCCGCCGGTACGTCGACGCCGCCGGCGGGAAGCTGCTCCTAACCGGCGACCATCGGCAGCTGGCCGCCGTCGGGGCCGGCGGTGGGCTGGACATGGTGACCGGTCGCGCCGCCACGTACGAGCTGGCGGAGGTGCGACGGTTCCGAGCCCAGTGGGAGCGAGCCGCGTCACTGCGGCTGCGGGAGGGCGACCCAGACGCGGTGCTCGAATACGAGCGGCACGGTCGGGTCCGTGACGGGGGCACCGTCGAGCAGGCCACCGACGCCGCTGCGCAAGCCTGGCTTGGTGACACCCTCCGGGGGAAGCATTCGCTACTGCTGGTCGACACCAACGAGCAGGCCGCGCAGGCGTCCGCCGCGCTGCGGGCGCAGCTGGTCGGGCTCGGCCTGGTCGAAGAGGACGGGGTGTGGCTCGACCGGCAGGGCACCCGCGCCGGGGTTGGCGATCTCATCCAGGCGCGGAAGATCGCGCGCCAGCTCGCCGGGTACGAGGGCAACCGCCGTGGGCCGATCAACCGGGAGTACGCGCGGGTGATGGAGACGCGCGCGGACGGCAGCATGGTTGTGCAGGTGGTGACGGGCCGCGTCGACGGGGTGGAGCAGTACGGCGACCGGCTGACGCTGCCGGCCAGCTACGTCCGTGACCATGTGACCCTCGGGTACGCGTCCACGGTGCACAGCGCGCAGGGCGTCACCGTCGACACCACCCATTCCGTGGTCACCTCGGGCACCTCGCACGCCGCTCTGTACGTCGACGCGACCCGGGGCCGCGAGGACAACACGATGTACGTGGTCACGGTCGCCGTCCCGGCCGACTCGCCGACCGGTGCCGCGCAGGACGCGGAGCGGGTGCGGCCGGCAGCGGTGCTCGCCGACATCGTGGAGGGCAGCGAGCCCGACCGGGCCGCGCTGGTTGAGGCGGAGGAGTCGGCCCGGGCCGCGCAGTCCATGAGGCTGATCGGGGCGCGACTGGCTGACGCTGGGGAGAAGCTTGCCAGCGCCCGGCACGCCGCCCTGTTCGATCGCCTGGCCGACGACGGGCTGCTGACCGCCGAGCAGCGGGAGGCCCTGGCCGGGGACGACGCCGCGCCGGCACTGTCTCGGCTGATCCACGCGGCGGAGGTTGCCGGCCACGACGTCGACCAGGAGGTGACCGCCACCCTGGCGGGTCGGCCGCTGGACGGCGCGCGGTCCGTCGCGCAGGTGCTCCACGCGCGGCTGAACGAGCAGTGGGCGGGGCAGCTCGCGCCGACGGGCGACACGTTCGCCGAGCGGGTGCCGGAGATCGGTGGGGAGTGGGGCCGGTACGTGGACCGGCTCGCCGAGCTGGCCGACGACCGCCGGCGGCAGCTGGGCGCGGAGACCGTCGAGCAGGCCCCGCAGTGGGCAGTCGAGACGCTCGGCCCGATCCCGGATGACGTGGTGGCTCGGCAGGAGTGGGAGCACCGCGCCGGGATCGTGGCGGCGCATCGGGAGCTGACCGACTGGACCGATGACGCGCAGCCGCTCGGCCCAGCCCCGAAGGCCGGCCTGGTCGAGCAGCGCGCCAGCTGGCACGCAGCGTGGCGGGCGCTCGGCCGCCCGGAAGCCGACCGGGAAGAGGCGGAGATGTCCGACGGGCAGCTGCGGGTGCGCGCCCGCGCGTACGCCCGGGAGGAGCAGTGGGCGCCGGCGTGGGTCGGGGACGAGCTGGCCGCGACGTCGGCCGCCGCCGCCCGGCACCGGCAGGAGGCTGCCGTGCTGGCCGCCCGCGCTGCCGCCGCCGGCGACCCGATGACGGCGGAGACGTTGGAGCGGGAGGCCGCCGAGCGGGCCGAGCTGGCGGAGACGCTCGCCGAGCAGCAACAGCGGCTCGAAGCGGCCGACGCGGCGCGCGGCGAGTGGTACGCGCACACCGCAGCGACCCGCGCAGCGGCCGAGCGCGCCCGGGCCGAGATGACCGCCCGGGGCGTCGACCTGGACGACCCGGACGACCTGGTGACCGCTGAGGAGTGGTTGGCGGCGCAGGCCGAGGCGCAGCGCGCGGAGGATCCGACCCGCGAGGTTCGAGAGGAGCACGACCTGGCCGACGAGCGGGCCGCCCGGGACGCCGACGACGCCGCGGCGTGGCCGTCGACCACCGCGCGGGACGCCGACACGCCGGAGCAGACCGCTCCCGAGCAGGAGCCGGCCGCCATCGAGCAGGTCGAGCCCGACCAGCCGATGCCGGACGGGGTGCCCTCGATGGCGGAGACTGCCGCCGCGGTGATGCGCGCGCAGGCCGCCCTTCACGAGATCCAGCAGCGCGACGAGCAGGAGCGCCAGCACCGGGCGGCGGAGGAGGCCCGCCGCGCCGAGCTGGCGCAATGGCGGGAGCAGGACACCGCGCGGGAGGCCGAGCAGGACCGAGGATACGACCGGTCGCGGTAG
- a CDS encoding zinc ribbon domain-containing protein, with translation MTEVDAPPRCPRCSAPARPGARFCRACGAELSPAAALIPAPRPPANGDQVVTDPPPSARRRRWWPPGRRLRLAIAGGLGVILLAGYAVTSLVAAGNGPDDQVREVFAALADRDGGRLAELAGCAGGPLCHPAALRTGYQPPDQVEILTVAYGDPAAGDSTRRPNRNRATVSVRYRVDGQAHDQAVTLIRDGRGLSRSWRVVTPPGALVDVLSATVATARLAGGEVPTVREATAGDRRDGAVWAPPGIYTLAAVETPLVAARPSTVVIAGERQAVTVNVAVRPEVVDVVTRQIRERVDACAAQPTLQPDTGTGPLSNCPMRAETRYSFTRGARWTVLGYPRVELRQADDGAVTVHTVAPGRARADYSYTLDVIEPRTWTATATTVDISVSGTVSVAGGRITWDG, from the coding sequence GTGACCGAGGTCGACGCGCCGCCGCGCTGCCCACGCTGCTCCGCGCCGGCGCGGCCCGGTGCCCGCTTCTGCAGGGCCTGCGGCGCCGAGCTCTCCCCGGCGGCGGCGCTGATCCCCGCTCCCCGGCCGCCCGCCAACGGCGACCAGGTGGTGACCGACCCGCCGCCCTCGGCTCGCCGGCGGCGGTGGTGGCCACCCGGTCGACGGCTGCGGCTGGCCATCGCCGGCGGCCTCGGCGTGATCCTGCTGGCGGGGTACGCCGTTACCAGCCTGGTAGCGGCTGGCAACGGTCCAGACGATCAGGTACGGGAGGTGTTCGCCGCGCTGGCGGACCGCGACGGCGGCCGGCTCGCCGAGCTGGCCGGCTGCGCCGGCGGGCCGCTGTGCCACCCTGCGGCGCTGCGGACGGGTTACCAGCCTCCCGACCAGGTGGAGATCCTGACCGTGGCCTACGGCGACCCAGCGGCCGGCGACAGCACCCGGCGGCCGAACCGCAACCGGGCCACGGTCAGCGTGCGGTACCGGGTCGACGGCCAGGCGCACGACCAGGCGGTGACGCTCATCCGCGACGGCCGCGGCCTCTCCCGGTCCTGGCGGGTGGTCACCCCGCCCGGTGCGCTGGTCGACGTCCTGAGCGCCACCGTGGCCACGGCCCGGCTCGCCGGGGGCGAGGTGCCCACCGTTCGGGAGGCGACGGCCGGCGACCGCCGCGACGGCGCGGTGTGGGCGCCGCCCGGCATCTACACCCTGGCGGCCGTGGAAACGCCGCTGGTTGCGGCCCGACCGTCAACCGTGGTCATCGCCGGCGAGCGCCAGGCCGTCACGGTCAACGTGGCCGTACGGCCGGAGGTGGTCGACGTGGTGACGCGCCAGATCCGGGAGCGGGTCGACGCCTGCGCCGCTCAGCCGACCCTCCAGCCGGACACCGGCACCGGGCCGCTGAGCAACTGCCCGATGCGGGCCGAAACGCGGTACTCCTTCACCCGGGGAGCACGGTGGACCGTACTCGGGTACCCCCGGGTAGAGCTGCGCCAGGCTGACGACGGGGCGGTGACCGTCCACACGGTCGCGCCGGGCCGGGCTCGCGCCGACTACTCGTACACCCTCGACGTCATCGAACCGAGAACGTGGACAGCGACCGCCACCACGGTGGACATCAGCGTGAGCGGGACCGTTTCGGTCGCCGGCGGCCGGATCACCTGGGACGGGTGA
- a CDS encoding type IV secretory system conjugative DNA transfer family protein has protein sequence MTDFAPLPAFDPVPRQAVYLGLDPRDGHRPCWSSPEDSVGIVGPPRYGKSSGLIIPALLTWDGPVVATSTRGDLLRAAGDWRRHLAEQHGGDVYVYDPFGSEPGVTSLHWSPLAGCADPSVAYRRASAMVAVVGRGITDGEHWRAGAATILRAVFHAAAVAGDGRRSMVDVRRWLARQDVREPVDLLQESQSAAASWADDLQAMNLLGERERGSFYSVARNTLDATAEPRVLASTTGPTFDVDRFLSTRSTLFVVGPSHYQAVAAPMIVGLVDSIAQRAAELAAASPLGRLDPRLLLALDEVPNIAPLESLPALVSEGGGRGIVTLWAAQSLAQLRARYGADVQQSILTATTAKVIFGGMSNGADLRDISGWAGEYRETQVTYYAGGVDPTRSPTQPGRLGDRDGGGRQNAVGSLYRPVLPVDALQRTPPLHAWLFYRSDSPLMVETRPAGLMEPFRARAGYTPAGQVPA, from the coding sequence GTGACCGACTTCGCGCCGCTGCCGGCGTTCGACCCGGTACCGCGTCAGGCCGTGTACCTCGGCCTGGACCCGCGCGACGGGCACCGGCCGTGCTGGTCCAGCCCGGAGGACTCCGTGGGCATCGTCGGCCCACCCCGCTACGGCAAATCCTCGGGCCTCATCATCCCGGCCCTGTTGACCTGGGACGGGCCGGTCGTGGCCACCTCGACCCGGGGCGACCTGCTCCGCGCGGCCGGCGACTGGCGGCGCCACCTCGCCGAGCAGCACGGCGGGGACGTCTACGTGTACGACCCGTTCGGCAGCGAGCCCGGCGTGACGTCGCTGCACTGGTCCCCGCTGGCCGGCTGCGCCGATCCCTCGGTGGCGTACCGGCGGGCCTCCGCGATGGTGGCCGTAGTCGGGCGGGGCATCACCGACGGCGAGCACTGGCGGGCCGGCGCGGCGACCATCCTGCGCGCGGTGTTCCACGCGGCGGCCGTCGCCGGCGACGGCCGCCGCAGCATGGTCGACGTCCGCCGCTGGCTGGCCAGGCAGGACGTTCGAGAGCCGGTCGACCTGCTCCAAGAGTCGCAGTCGGCGGCGGCGAGCTGGGCGGACGACTTGCAGGCGATGAACCTGCTCGGCGAGCGCGAGCGCGGGTCGTTCTACTCGGTAGCCAGGAACACCCTCGACGCCACGGCGGAACCGCGCGTACTCGCCTCGACCACCGGGCCGACCTTCGACGTGGACCGCTTCCTGTCTACCCGGTCGACCCTGTTCGTCGTCGGCCCCTCGCACTACCAGGCGGTGGCCGCGCCGATGATCGTCGGCCTGGTCGACTCCATCGCGCAGCGCGCGGCAGAGCTGGCGGCGGCGTCACCGCTGGGCCGGCTCGATCCGCGGCTGCTCCTGGCACTCGATGAGGTGCCCAACATCGCGCCCCTGGAGTCGCTGCCCGCGCTCGTCTCCGAGGGCGGCGGCCGGGGCATCGTCACCCTGTGGGCCGCGCAGAGCCTCGCGCAGCTCCGCGCCCGGTACGGTGCCGACGTCCAGCAATCGATCCTGACCGCGACCACGGCAAAGGTCATCTTCGGCGGGATGTCCAACGGGGCCGACCTGCGGGACATCTCCGGATGGGCGGGGGAGTACCGCGAAACTCAGGTGACCTACTACGCCGGTGGCGTCGACCCGACCCGCTCCCCGACGCAACCGGGCCGCCTCGGCGACCGCGACGGCGGCGGCCGACAGAACGCGGTCGGCAGCCTGTACCGGCCCGTCCTGCCGGTCGACGCCCTCCAGCGCACGCCTCCGCTGCACGCCTGGCTGTTCTACCGCAGTGATTCGCCGCTGATGGTCGAGACGCGGCCGGCGGGCCTCATGGAGCCGTTCCGGGCACGCGCCGGCTACACCCCGGCGGGCCAGGTGCCCGCGTGA